The DNA window CCGGACTCTGGGCATTGGGGCGTACGGCTGCAAACCGTGCAGACACGCTATGGGGGATGATACGTATGTGGTGGCTTAACACTCAACCCACCATCAGTTTCTAACGGTCAACAGAAGTCACGAGACATCCACTGGGATATTCACATTCTCGACTGactacatcttttttttccagtgTTTGTAGCTTGTTGCTTGACTGCGGCCGTATCGTGATGGGTGGATAATAGTTTTATAGTAGAATTTTTGCTCTGTTTTATGAACCTTGTCGCTTGCCTACCTCAAACGATATACTTGATGTTCGTTGAAGTGATTCCAGTATCTCCTGATtgctgaataaaaaatatttaacttcaGGTTACTGAACCCTGAAAAGCAACCATACAACCATTGAATTCCAACATAATGAGGCAACTACAACTAactccagcaaaaaaaatatatataatattGCACACATAAAGACTTGACCTACTCCATGGAGGTTCATGGACGTGCCAAACGCTGCATCGCTTAACCGATCTACTTTTCGTACGGCTACCGTGTTTCGTATAAACTTGACCGTGAAGCCACTCTACTTCTCACACTGCACACCACTTTGCGCGTCTttgacacatacacacatttggCAAACGACTTTCACCGGAATGCTCGTGCCGGTCGGAATTTGCGTCCGCGTTCGTGAAGTTTTCCACACCGGCACAGGAAAAGGTTAGCGGGCGAAGCAAAAAGGCGAACACAGTGCCTTCACCACGGCGAACCAGTTTTTACCGTAAGCTTATTCCGGTCACCCGTCGGCTACGTGTGCCACGTACTTGCACCAGAGCCTTTCTACTTCAGTGACATGAATTCCTCGCAAACGTCCATAAGACGcttgggggggagggggagggagggaggacAGTTTATGCATTTACTGAGCACGGAAGTTAACATTggtggagcaacaacaaaaacttgaCGTTACGTGACACTCTCTTCTCCGTACCTTGTGCAGTATTCTTCTAAAatatgtatgaaattttcgacgcAACCAAGGATGCTACGGTTTCATGCTCAGCGTATATCGGCGTATATGTTAGTACGCTTTTGCTTGCCTTCATGCCTTCCCCCCCATCATTACAGAGAAAGCGGGATCGTTCAATTCCCTGGATTAGAGGAAGcttatttcaaaataaacgCTGTGTGCCACTTTTTCACTCTCACGCTATCCACGACAGTGTGGGTTCGTCACCttgcgcaaaacaaaaaccctaaggcgttttcccaaaaaaaagagaaaagaacaaaaacccacttttatgtttgtttcttgtttggaactaataataaaattaaataaatatattataaaaTCAAGAAATATACTGTAAACTTGATAACCTTGAAGACCAAGATGTTTACATTGTACATaactaattattttgttttttttcttcaattcttcttcttttgacTAGGTACCAACGATCATCTTATACGAAGACAAGCAAACATCACAGTTCAACGCTCAGGATGATTATCAGGAGTTCGGGCCTGTTTGGGCTCGACCACCACACGATGGTTTATTTAATAATAGCAATAGCATTAACTCTGGTACCAGCGTCTAACAGCGGTAAGTAACAAACGGTGTGATTACAAACTCTACCTACTATATAGCAAGGTATTGTAGAAGAAATagctaataataataaacaaacctcaaaatacttttttccccctatcAACTGTGTCCCTGAACGTAGAACGTTCAagaacagcaagaaaaaaaccaggGATAGACATCCAGTGACTATGGATATTTCGCATCTAATCACATGAAGAACTAAACAAATCGTTCGATTACTGACTAAGAGAAGAGCAACCTTTGGAGAAGATTATTTACTTACTGCTATACAGAATGTGTCTTCTAGACGTATCGCTCTAGCAGCAATCACAGGAGATCCTTCCAATTCATTCCCCTCGCTATAGAAAAAGCGCTTATCCAGCATTCGATGACAAATGACACGAGGAGTAATGAATGTGTCGTTcgtcacttgtttttttttttgttgggaggTTATACTCATGAGTAATCCTCACGTCGTGCATTATTTTTGGACAGGCGTCTTGTGGCCGTGTGCAATTAGCTAGACAAGTTGTTCAATTTCTTGtctgttatgttttttttttcttccttcaactCCCCCCCCCCGATGTGCTGACTCGGAAGGGCAAAAGGTAGGCTTGTGGGTACgtaaacagagagaaaaacacaaaaacttaCGGCTATCCGCATCTCAGCTTCTCTGGACGTGTGGTTtcctttattattttgtttttcgcttgaTTGCTAGTCACCCTTTCCATGGccacgtgtgcgtgtgtttgccaACCGTAATGAGCCAGGCCATGACAATCGGTTGCAAGATGCTCTGAGAATACTGAGCAGGAGGGTGCTTTTTGAGCGGGAATCGAATATTTTCATAACGGTACCGGGCACGACCAGGTCACCGCAAACAACATCGGAAGCAAGAGGAAGAATGTGAAATCTAGTCACACCGTAAGCATACGCCGATCTCCCCACCCTTTGGTGTAATTTGTTTCCACACTGCGGATGCGGATTTGCTCGGATCGGACACAATTATAAACCCAGACAATGGTTCTGTGTACCACGTGTCAATACGATAAAATCGGCACAAATGATAAATGGGTCCCCGAAAATAATGCAACCAACCCACCGGACGGTCAAGTATCTGGCTGCTTTTACCAAATCTCACAGTCAATTATAATTATCAAAAACTTCATCTCGACACACCACGcttcccaaaaacacacaatcaagCCCGTGTTGGTTTACGTGTGGGCGATTTGCGGATGCCTTGTTGCCTTGTTTGTCTGTAACGTTCGTCTGAAGGTGTTAAATAAACTTAATCCAAGGGAGAACCCTCTTCCCGTTTTTGCGAATGTGTTGCCTTCAGGAGATAGGACGGGAGATGTCCTATTCTCCCCTAATGCAGGCATCGGTCTAATTTTCTCTCCAATTTTCCTGATTTCTTAATGAATCTGTTAGACCCTTTTGAGTCTAAAATTTCACATAAACGTACATATAGATTAGCTcatcaaaacaacacacagtAGCATAGGAAATAGGTCTTCCCGCTGGATACGTGGCGTAAGTTGTCTCTCACATATTGGACGCTGCAAGCTATCCCTTTTCTTTTACTAGAAGTCCTTCTTTGGAACATATTTAACAGCTTCAGACATGGAATATGTAAATATGGAACATATTTAATAACTTCAACATAATGtcctttaattttaaaattccagTTTACCCAAGACATTGCGTTTATCCTCAAGAAGACTTAAGAGGAATAAAGTCTAGTTTGATAATATATAGCGAACAttacaccaaaaaccattttatctcaatattaagcaaaacaaatgcaaaacattcaagatttttgttggaatttttgCAATACTTCGCAATGTCCAATATTCGCAAATGATCCGACAATCGATTTCTTATCCGATTGCATCCCGATCGAATTATGTGACAGATGTGCAAAACAGACAAAACGGACATGCAGGTTAATTATCGAAATAAATCATGTTCTCCAAAATCTTCGGGGAATAGGCAGAGCCGGTCTCTTCATTATTCATTACTGAGGTAGGGGTGTATGGACAGTTCTTCAGTGAGGGTGTTTGCTAGCCCATATGTCAGATTTAATAGAAATACCAGACTTTCACTTGATAGTAGTATAACAGCAGTATTTCTTTGTTTGGTTGACACTAAATTGACCTatttaacaaataaagaaGATTGTGACCAAAATCTTAacttccattccatttccacATCTTCCAACATTATATTCTTTATTCCCCAAGATTTCTTCATATCTCCAAACAAATTGTCAGGATATCAAATAAAATCACTACCAATGGGATATGATATAGGTGTATGCCCCATATATATGTATTAGcccaattttgttttacaaccaACTTACCCCAACTCTACTTCCGTATCACAAAGTTGGACGTTTCCGCAATCACTTGACAGTTGACAACGCACAGAACGTCTTGGCTGCCCTAACTTGTAATGCGAATCCTGCTTCAATGGCAAACGGAACGaggcaaaataataaaagggAGCGTGCTTTTACGTGTCGACCACATAACATGATTgtgtattaatatttatagaaTGTACGGTTCGTTTGGATGATTGCGTCTGCCTGTATGTACACAAGCAGTTGCAGAAATCAGGGAAGAAAGTGTATAAACAAACCGTCAATCCGATTTCGGAACAAAGATATCACGTACCACCACCAACCTATCTGTCATCAGCAATCGCACACATCGCACCGGCTCGAAGAAGGTCGAGTATCGGAAATATAAGGGAGAGTTTTCCCTTGAACTATTGCGGAAGACAACCGTTGATTGGGGTGGTGTCCCGGTACCGTAGTCTATATCTCGATCGCCAACCGCTGCACTGACTACAGTCGAACAATGTTTTGATTGATGGCGAACATAGTGATCTCGTTAAAGTACTTAAAACCTATAAATTGAGCCACTCCTAAATGAagttggcgaaggtgtctgtATAAGATACTCATTATTGCTTACTGTCATAAGGCAATATTTTGCAGGTTACCATTTACCTTCTGCACACTTCCGGCAGTGTAACGAATCAGCGTGAAACTATACGTCAAGGCATGTCTTCAACTGGACCGACAGCGGAAAAGCGATGCATTGTTGTGGCACAGTTTTGCACTGTATCCACAGAAAATAGCCGCAAAAAGGTGGAGACAATATAATGGCATATTCAACAGTTCAGAGTGActtaaaagagagagaaaaaaataaacatttaattcaaCACCCACTAGCAAGGCTACTGTGCCTGTAGGTCGAACATAAACCGTGGCATATAATTCAGAGGTTATTTCAGTCATCTTAGCGTGAGATTGATGTACACTagatctgtttgttttttttttgctttacaaacTGGTAAAGTTTCTTCGTCCGAGGACAATTTTCTAAGCTTATAAATGTATCGCTTAGTCACAACGGACGCTAAATTTCTTGAAGTTTATGATTAGTAGTTCATTCCGCCATTGTTTTCGGAGTTGTGTGAATAGGCGGACGGTGTGAAAACAGCAAATGAGCATTCCCACTTCCGGAACTCTATTTTGTGGTACGAATCAGTTTTGAGCTATGTGTGTAAAAAGTAGCCTAAAGATAGCTTTATAGCACAGGTccataatataaaaaaatgagtaCTTGATGTAGCATTTTACATGAGCATGAGAAAGTATCGAAatggtataaaaaaaacatcaaatactATTTTTTCCTCACCACAGCCCCGATGTATGAAAGTGATCAGACAGAATTGGAAAACTACGGCGAATCGACTGGATGCTACTACAACTACAATCATTACGGCGAGGGCGACCGTATCATGACGAACGAACCCTGCCTGAACTGCACATGTCACGATCGCATGCTGATGTGCTATCTGCGCGTCTGCCCGTTCACGAAGGCGATCGGGCAGGACTGCACGATTGAGAAGCGGGAAGACCAGTGCTGTCCGGTCATCACCTGCCCGGAGGTAGAAGTGCAGCTGCTCGATCATCAGACGACGGCAAATCCCGCCCTCGGTGCCACCTCATCCAGTGAGGTCGGTGCGCCCGATCAGTACGGTTGCTCGATCAATGGACGCTTCTATCCGGAAGGAGCTCAAGTAAGTGCAGAAATAGGAAGAGTGCTGTTACCGATGAAACGGTAAGCTAACgttccccctcccccccttttgCTGCAGGTGCCATCAAATCCACAAAAACCTTGTGAGCTGTGTTACTGTATCCGCAACATGACGACCTGTGTGATGCAGGAGTGTACACTGCACATCGACGGTTGCCAACCGATCTACAACAAGGGTGTCTGCTGTCCAGTGAAATACGATTGCGGTAAGCATACTTCGCCACATTAGTGTATAGATTAGTGGGATAAATGTTTGATCACGATTACGACATTACATTACAGATCACGATAAAGATTCGACCCCGATGTTGGATGACGAAAGCACTACAACGGTGCGCCCAACACCTGGATTCATCCTCACCACGACGGTATCGCCATCGGTATCGACGGATTGTGTACACAACGGCGAAACGTACGCGGATGGTGCGCTGATCATGACGGACAAACCGTGCGAGCACTGCTACTGCATGCGCGGTGACATCGTGTGCGCCGTACAGGAGTGTGGCACTCCTCTGGAGAATGAAGGCAAGAACTGTACCGCACTGCCACCGGCCGTAGGACAATGCTGTCCAGACAAATACATCTGCGATGGTAGTGCTGCCGCCATGCTGACGACCACCGTGCCCAGTATTCCAACACCGGCCGATGACGATGCTGATGATGCACAGGAGAAGGACGAAGATCAGCAGCAGTATGACGATAAGAAATCTACAAAATCTGAACAGGAATCGGTACCGACTCAGACCACTCAGGCCACGCAGGAAAGTAGCACAACAATGGCACCCATGGGACAGAAGGTTCCGGATGTAGTGccggctgatgatgatgaggacgacgagcaacaacagcaggaacATGTGGCACCACAGTTCGAGGACGTCCAGACGGACGATAGCCACGAAGAGGATGATGAACAGGTGCCAGAGAAGGTCGACGATGAACAGCGAGTTGCGACTACGGCACAGCCATCCGACAGTGAAGAGCTCGATATTGCAAGTGATCACATCCCCGGACACGAAGTACCGCATAAGAAGGAGGAAACTACTACCGTGGATGCCACCTTTGATGCTGCTGCGGTGACTACAACACGACCGGACGCACTATCGCATGTGACTGAGGCAGTACAAGACGAAACGTCCACGGAGACTCATGACGATGCCGAAGTTCCGAGTGACATTTCTGGAACGACCATTGCACCCACTAAGATTGCACCGGAGGCGCCAGAAGCTGATCAGGTATCAGCTGAGGAGGATGATGAGGAGGCAACTAGCACGCCCAAACCAGCGCTTGATGTGATTGCAGCGTCAAACGAACCGACGACAGCTCGGAATGACGAGGATATTACCGAATCTGTGATGACGACGCCAGTTCCACCACAGTTTGTACCACTAGCGGATGCGGACGAAAAGGAGAATGAGATCCATGAACATCACGACGAAGCAACGGAGACAAATGTGGTGCAACATCAGCCAGAACACGATGATGCTGTATCGTCGGATGAACGCGAAGAACAGAAGGAAGACGATAGTCAAGAGAAGCAAGAAGAAACCGAAGAATTCAGCACCACGACAACTCGTCCGGAACGTGATGAACTATCTACTGAGCCGGAAACACACGCGCACGTGCCATCGAGCGAAGCCGTGAAACCAGAGCAAGACAAACCAGAGGTTAGCACCGAGAAGAAGGAAGCTGCCCAGAAGGCCGATGATCAGCCGGAGCAAGACTTCGTAGAGTTGCCACCAGCAGTTGTAGTAACCGAGCTGCCACCAATACCAACCACCTCAGATGAACCGTTGGCGATCGAACAGACACCGGAACCGCCCAAGGATGAGATTTTGCCCAACATGCCATTAGAGGCAGACTCGCACGTATTGTCCGACTCGATGACGACCGAGCATGCACCTACGTTTGGTGACCGTAAGGAGGACGATGCACAGGAGCAGGAACAGACTCATATACAGCCTGGCGCGGACATGGAAGAGCCGGTTGAAATGAACACAATCATTCCACTGGAGCAGGACGAACAAAAGGTTGGGCAGCCAACGAACGAAGAGAATGAACTAGGCTACGATAAGGAACAGGATCATGAGGTTGAGCACGACCAACATAGCGAGGAAGATGATCAAAGTGGCGAAGAACAGGAGCATGTGACACCTGCTCAAGCTGAAGTACAAACGCACGCAACCCCAGTCGAGGATAAGCCTGAAGAGGACCAGCATGTGATTAGTCCCGACAAGCTTTtcccggaatcgattccaggCGAAGGTGATTGTCTAATAGACGGTGTCACATACGAGAATGGTGCTAGCGTACCACCGAGTGGTAAATGTCAGGTGGCGTGCCACTGCTCCAACAGTATCGTGCACTGCGAAATGGTACGTTGCAAGGCGGCTCCGAGGGATGATTGTACGCCGAAATCGACACTGTCCGGTGAGTGCTGTCCCACGTACGTCTGCCCGAAGGAAACTACCTCCACGGCAAGTTCCGTATCAGTGGAATCGACTGAAGCTTCGACGGAAAGCGATGCCGAAAGTGACGAGGAGCAACTGTCCGCTGATGTAAGTGCGGAATCGTCCGAATCATCGACAAAGGCACCTGTTTCCGATTCACAGTTCACCTCCACAGACGAGGAGGATGATGAGTCCAGTCAACCATCGGAGGCGGAAAGTGATAGCGCTGGATTCGATTTGGATGATGAGGTGTTTAAACCATTGCGTCCGAACGAACCTTTCCTGAATATGAATATTAACTATTTTGCTGGTAATCGTCCAACGACGGCGAACTATGATGATAACATTATCTTGAGCACGGCTGCGCCAACCAACTTACCTCCGCTGGTCGACACCGTGAGTGAGACCGTTACAAAACACTCAACAGGATTGCATAAGCAAGGACAGCATATTCCGACCGATACCACTCCATCAGCTGATGTGTCCACCACCGAGCAGAAGGAAGAATCGACCACGTTGGGTGATTTTGCCGAACGCGGCCCAGAAGCAGAGCAAGATGAGCAGGAAGTAACGCACGTGCAGGACGAAGAAACGCATTCAACAACgacaaaaacattaacagtGGAAAGTGAAACCACAGCTGTGCCGATCAAAGAAAAGGTCGAGAGCAGCTCGGTGCAGCATGAAGTTGTCCAAGTCGAAGTTACTACTAGCGGTGTGGTAATGGACAATGAACAAGGCATTACTACATCTCCTGCTGCTGACGAAGCGGAAGACGACAGCAACCAGCAACACGAAATCCATGCAGATGACGAACAGGAAAGTGTTCGCGAACCGGAACACGATTCAACAACGACTCACCCAGCAATAGCAGGAGAGGTCGACCGAGATGATGAACAAGAGCGTCCAATGCAAACGACGATTCGCCCTGTAGAGCCAGCGGTAGAAGACGCAACGGAACATAAACCAACAGAGCAATATATCAACGATATAGAGAGTGACGACAGTTCTAGCACAGTTGAAGATGACGATAAACCATCGGCAGTCGCGGACGGTGAAGACATTCGTGCGCCGGAAGCAACTACAACTCGAGCCTCTGACATTGATACGGAACGGGAAACAATGACCGAAACCCAACTCAAAGCGGTCGAATCGACGAGTGTTCCAACCATCAGTACAGACCGAGAGGAAGATCTCGTGcagcaagcaacaacaacgccAACTGCAGCCCTGGACAATGAGCTCGAAAGTGGTGAAAGTGCTAGCGAAGAGCAAAAGGACGAAATTGAGAATGTAGAGCCTACTGCACCGAGCACTTCAAAATCAGTGATAGATGTTGAACAAACGACACCTTCTGTGCAAGAAGCGGGACCAAAACTAACCACAATTGCAGATGAAGAACAAACCTCTACCACTGCTCCAGCTCTCGTTACTGAGAAGGAATCGGACGTCCCTGTTTCGGTAACTGTACAGAAAGCTACGGATGAAGATCGTGAAGATATCCGCAAA is part of the Anopheles funestus chromosome X, idAnoFuneDA-416_04, whole genome shotgun sequence genome and encodes:
- the LOC125772268 gene encoding mucin-17; its protein translation is MIIRSSGLFGLDHHTMVYLIIAIALTLVPASNSAPMYESDQTELENYGESTGCYYNYNHYGEGDRIMTNEPCLNCTCHDRMLMCYLRVCPFTKAIGQDCTIEKREDQCCPVITCPEVEVQLLDHQTTANPALGATSSSEVGAPDQYGCSINGRFYPEGAQVPSNPQKPCELCYCIRNMTTCVMQECTLHIDGCQPIYNKGVCCPVKYDCDHDKDSTPMLDDESTTTVRPTPGFILTTTVSPSVSTDCVHNGETYADGALIMTDKPCEHCYCMRGDIVCAVQECGTPLENEGKNCTALPPAVGQCCPDKYICDGSAAAMLTTTVPSIPTPADDDADDAQEKDEDQQQYDDKKSTKSEQESVPTQTTQATQESSTTMAPMGQKVPDVVPADDDEDDEQQQQEHVAPQFEDVQTDDSHEEDDEQVPEKVDDEQRVATTAQPSDSEELDIASDHIPGHEVPHKKEETTTVDATFDAAAVTTTRPDALSHVTEAVQDETSTETHDDAEVPSDISGTTIAPTKIAPEAPEADQVSAEEDDEEATSTPKPALDVIAASNEPTTARNDEDITESVMTTPVPPQFVPLADADEKENEIHEHHDEATETNVVQHQPEHDDAVSSDEREEQKEDDSQEKQEETEEFSTTTTRPERDELSTEPETHAHVPSSEAVKPEQDKPEVSTEKKEAAQKADDQPEQDFVELPPAVVVTELPPIPTTSDEPLAIEQTPEPPKDEILPNMPLEADSHVLSDSMTTEHAPTFGDRKEDDAQEQEQTHIQPGADMEEPVEMNTIIPLEQDEQKVGQPTNEENELGYDKEQDHEVEHDQHSEEDDQSGEEQEHVTPAQAEVQTHATPVEDKPEEDQHVISPDKLFPESIPGEGDCLIDGVTYENGASVPPSGKCQVACHCSNSIVHCEMVRCKAAPRDDCTPKSTLSGECCPTYVCPKETTSTASSVSVESTEASTESDAESDEEQLSADVSAESSESSTKAPVSDSQFTSTDEEDDESSQPSEAESDSAGFDLDDEVFKPLRPNEPFLNMNINYFAGNRPTTANYDDNIILSTAAPTNLPPLVDTVSETVTKHSTGLHKQGQHIPTDTTPSADVSTTEQKEESTTLGDFAERGPEAEQDEQEVTHVQDEETHSTTTKTLTVESETTAVPIKEKVESSSVQHEVVQVEVTTSGVVMDNEQGITTSPAADEAEDDSNQQHEIHADDEQESVREPEHDSTTTHPAIAGEVDRDDEQERPMQTTIRPVEPAVEDATEHKPTEQYINDIESDDSSSTVEDDDKPSAVADGEDIRAPEATTTRASDIDTERETMTETQLKAVESTSVPTISTDREEDLVQQATTTPTAALDNELESGESASEEQKDEIENVEPTAPSTSKSVIDVEQTTPSVQEAGPKLTTIADEEQTSTTAPALVTEKESDVPVSVTVQKATDEDREDIRKTTEATVTQKTTVQSASDDSLIFRVDDDEDEPIVKPTLDEKIPPQGAVKPTIDDIKPTQDAVKPQTADREETDDDNLISPEQDGGFNFPQDDDDEPEEPIFKPSLDDSEQHVAMPLPVEIPQETVPLEPVDQIKEHDDIGQSTTMHSDHVTVTPTTVAPLKPEQDREQITHDDSEESNEIVADVHQIATPIKKPDETPVYDDIEENEQQTVAPTKHTPELTTVGHKQDTKPQSTTEKSYVTTNAPEKTDDEQEQPTTTTRPSEAFDAKPAIEPEQDEKEDDDTVDTLPDLETVHPTTTRAVAADSAQDEEQKVTTVSPIAAHDEHEQDKPDEQDQDKQTTPRIPTHDEEQSEEEEDNEQIHLDDKEEDVPAATTPRVSQDLDSQNEGETEKDQVSQSDDQVESDEDDATTKATVSYDEVQTTTATVDVKPTQKVITEQSTTLAPLQDVVKEDEKTEKPDFGAIENDDADTSDEDEDEQKETVTKVPVVQTAADTSEELSTSAESVTKEDDDSSSVTEATQKDSEEDQKVDDDQQDDLTQTTLAPHTIQDKKQQPEPESDVTAKPAPGSEQPAPLEDDVDFEQEQQTVASPTTAQATEEKDKQTTTSLPLDEDKLPESLSTEAEKMGVSTEQEVQVTTVRATEFDFNAVDKHQEHPLAEPEFDDDDDRDAVAHSTTFATPEQPNATYDAPDKKPAETESDESVSTDETSNAPFDESGRPEADSQDENVPSVVSVTARGPVDDDDSQEEDDDGPITTVTPKPVREEESSTSTTVAAPQEPEHDETSEGYRPIDKQEPEQTSETVGASVPESDDKVQSPAATTIKPADPVEAATTSEEEQDEVEQPQTDDLNADDDSSEEEDTPVTLTTTVTPVKAATTSDVTSTSPKDKTSEEVTPKAEVYTTLAPMSDSQVTEQQTTVRQEDEPVSTAAPVSTVVPVSTVAPVSSAAPVPYSNTTAITQPAEDASQPTSTTVLNQDEEKEHTLAPEVSQDEVTEVTSASPAITTSQPSDSKAEEPVREVSTSTPAQDDISQSTVAPVFGQDDKLDDRLDEKVDEKPVAPVQDEELPQKPQQPAADDSDEQQAAVKPTFSDDEEDDQQKVQEPEFTGLPDDSSAPAKPTQQPETVGPSYGAPGQHYDTGYGHMPPHYPPSSYEDDYGEEEDPAAFGPGTCRYGGKLYVSAQQIPRDDPCDFCFCFRSDIICLQQSCPPPISGCNEEPIAGFCCPRYECPVSMATVLNVTTSTTTTTTTLPPHFLSHAYKGHVQKRGCQIQGKPYNVGETVASASGPCMRCTCGGDGQMQCEPKACSPEPMLQQMIAVAAARRR